The following nucleotide sequence is from cyanobiont of Ornithocercus magnificus.
CTTGATTAAGTCTAAGATTTTTTTAGATCTAGTAAATTAGCATCGACACAGCCTATATAGCTAGAGTTACTTAACACTAAATTTTGGCGCCTGTAGTTCAAGTATTGTGCAGATAAATCCTGCTAACATAACTGTTTAGTAGAATAAATAACTAGGTGAATCCGATAGTAGTTAACTACACACTTGCAGTCTGCCGATAAGTTTGCTATGCTTAGTTAAGAACTAAAGACCTACGGAAGTCAAAATGAGGGTAAAGCACATTATTAACCTCCATAAAGGCAGTACTTTTCCGTTTATCTTAGTACTGATGTTCATCTACGACAACTTTACTGCAGGCCCTTGGGTATACTTGTCACTACATGGGACATATGGTATCCTTTGGCTTGCCAAAGACCAAATTTTCCCTGATAAGCAGTGGGATAAAGAAATACCTCTTTTACTAGCCCTAGTTGGATTTCTAGTCCTCAGTCTTTACTGGATTGCTCCATTTATCTTAATTAGTGGACAATCTACTCCCTCGTGGCCACTAATGTCATCTGCAGTAACTTTGAACATAATAGGTACCTTCCTTCACTTTTCTAGCGATGCCCAAAAATATTACACTCTAAAGTACCGACGTGGACTTATAACTGAGGGCTTTTTCGCTAGGTGCCGCAATACTAATTATCTGGGAGAGATCCTCATATACACATCATTTGCAATACTGCCTATGCACTGGCTACCCTTTGTTATCCTCGCTGGATTCATTATAGTTATATTTATCCCGAACATGTTTAAAAAAGACCGCTCCCTTGCTAGATATCTTGACTTTGAAAGCTATAAGAGAAACTCTGGGTTACTTGTCCCAAAGCTTTTTGTTGTAGGCCTTAAAGCTTCTCAAGGGTCATCTCATTAAGTTTATAAACAAGATGAGCTCAGAGTCATAACTAATAGCTGCTATGTCTGCCAAGACAAAACTTGTGAGACTACTAAAGTAGTAATTAGCCTTATGCAGACATGTGTTGCATCTATAAAAAACATGTCAAGAACCTCTACTCAGTATTCAATTTCTTTCCCTCTTAGAAAAACGAGGGTTTCCCTGGAAGGACATCGGGTCTTGATCGAGCCGATTACGTAGCGGTATTGGCTTCCCTTGGCCACTGCCGTCGAGAGAGGCTGTTGCTTCAAGTGATTGACGTAGTAGACGAGCTGCTAGTAGCGGCATATCCCTTGGGACTGATATACGGTCGCGTAGATATCGTAGGCCTGGTGCACTACCTACAGTTGGCTGGACAAGTTTTCCTGTAATTAGCTTAGTTAGAGCACAGCGAAGTGGTTGATCAAAATTACTGCTTCCGAGGGGATTAACCCTCAGTAAACTGTCCCTGTGTTTAAAGACTCTTCCTAAAGCTATCTTAGCTTGATCATTAAGATCGGCATCTATCCAAGAGCTTTCTCTTTCCCCCATACCGTTTCCTATATCAATCTGGTGTGCGATTTCCCTCTGGCCAGCACTATCTGACTTCCAACAACCACCCATTTGTGGAGGAAGATCATGGGCATGTGTATGAAAATCGCTTTGTGTGCCGCGATACGTCTTGAGTCTTTCTAGTGAACAAAACCAACGGTGGATACCTAGGTGCTCTTCCCGTAGTAGATAGCCCTTATAGTATGCGAGAGATGCATTCATCCGCTCTAAGTAAGGAATGAATATTATATCTAGACTACCTGGACCTATTCTGCCGTCAATGTAAGTTGCTGGGTCAATCCACGGTCCTGGTGACATTTCTGCCTCTACCTGATAAGCAACTTCTTGGAACTGCTTTTTTGCTTGCTTCTCTCGCTGCTCGCTTAATCCTGGATTGCAAAGCCAGGCGCACCAGGAGTGAAATAGAAGGCGTTCCAAGTTTCTAATCCTAAACGCGTAAGAGCTATTGAGCATTGTTCCAAGAGGCTTGAATGCCTTTTCAAGTTCTAAGAGAATGACGTCGCTTTCCTTAATTAACCTGCCGTCAAGGTCTAGTACTGGCAGCATTCCACTACGGACCTTTTGAAGAAACCAGGTTTCTTTACTACCATAGCACCGCATATTTACCTTTTTAACGCGATACGGAACTCTTGAGAGCTCAAGCCACAGCCAAACCTTCTGACAATAAGGACACCATGCATGTCTATCTCTATAGAAAGTTATGCGTACACCAGATTCTGTCTGGCCAAAAAGCCTGAGAATTGCTTGAGAACTAGTAGATCCATTTACTAAGTCTGGTTCAGGAAGGACTAATGCTTCAAGCTCTGACCATCGAAGAGGTTCTTGGGCTGCTGTCGTTGACATTCTTCTAGACTTCCATACTGGTTTACATTAAAGATATCTATATCTAGTTTTATTCTTGTAATAATGACTACCTAGATATGATTTATATATTAAAATCTTTCTTCTTCTAGTTAGTATTTGGTTCTTGACTTAGTTTTGCCTGCAGAGAAGGTGGATAAGGCCCAAACCAGGAAGTGCATTGTGCTCCTACTTCAGCGCCTAGAGCCAAGGCTTGCTCAATAGTCCATTCAGCGGCTAGTCCAATTGTAACTGCTGCTGCGAAGCTATCTCCACAACCATAGCTATCGACTACAGGACCAGGTGTCAGTGCAGCTTTGTAATGCCCCCCTCCCGGTTCGTATCGTCCACCTGCAGATCCCTCAGTGGCAATCTGCCATTTCGGGGTGGGAAAGCCAAGTTTATTTGGAAGCCGCTCTCCTGGGTCGAGAGCACTACCAATCAAAGCATCAAGCTTGATCCCTGCTTCACGTAGTCTGGCGAGGTGTAAGCGAGGTGTGGCTACAAGGACCTTAGCTTTGCGACAGTAGTGCAATGCTGCAGCATCAGTTGCTGTAACGAACACACCGTCACAACTTGCCAGATGTTCCCAAGGTAGTGAATCATTACCTTCTGGTTGAAGGCGATCGCCAATAACAGTAATAGCACGTTCGCCATTGCCATCTACCATGCTAATTCCTCGTCGAGTTACCCCATCACGCCAGGCGATATGTAGCTCGAGGCCAAGTCCTTGCAGACGTTCAGCGCTACGCTGACCAGCCTCATCGCGGCCTAATGATGTGAAGAACTGTACCCGAGACCCGGTAATGTTTGCCATCTGCACAGCACAGACACTTCCACCACCAGCAGGTTCCTCCATACTCTGCAGGGTGTGGCCTACTAAGCCTGGAGCTGGCAGATAATCCACTTGAAGGAAAGTCATCCATTCAATGTGGCCGACTACTGCGAGATTTAATGAGGGGAGTCTATTCATGTGGGTAAATGCCTGAAAAAGGAGCTAGCTTTATTCGAGACTACTTAAAAGGTTCCCACCTCTACTTAGCTTCTGAGACCCTAAGTTCCCATAGGCGACATCTTCTACCTAAGTACAAGAATTATTAACTATCCTCAGCCTAGCTTGAAAGGTAAATACTGGGGAAAATACATGATATACTACCTCAAACTTAGCATGCAGGAAGTAATAACTCAATAATTATACCGGCAGTATCTTCTAAGAGATCCGAAAAGTTCGAGGTAGATTAATGTACCCCAGACAAAGGCCTGCTACTTACTAATCCTAAGAGTCTTACTATGAGTTACGGGTGGGGGGCGGTGATAGATCTCGCACTAGGGTGTAGGAAAATATTTGCTTTTACAGAAAGGTAGTAATTGAAATATAAGATTCTCGCAAAAACTAGAGTCTTAACTATTTGGTTGCGGAGAGCCAGTCTTAACTTGACGTCTAGAAGCTTTTAATAGCGTCTTCGAGAGAAACTGGTGGGTTTGTTCTATTGCTGGTTATCTCGATGATCTGTCCTATAGATGATGGGGTTCTTAGTGCATCTACACAGCAGCATGCTACCAGACGCCTTGGGATAGAGTTGCTCTCTTGCTTATCAGCAGCTGTATAGAGTACATACTCGTCTTCCAAGCCTTCCTCACGTTCAGAAAGGCCACCTGGCCTTATCACTGTCCAGTCAATTTTGCTGCGCTCTAAAAACTGTTCTCCTAAGCGTTTCCATATAAGTATCAAACCGAAGAGATTTAGGGG
It contains:
- a CDS encoding glutathione S-transferase family protein, which encodes MSTTAAQEPLRWSELEALVLPEPDLVNGSTSSQAILRLFGQTESGVRITFYRDRHAWCPYCQKVWLWLELSRVPYRVKKVNMRCYGSKETWFLQKVRSGMLPVLDLDGRLIKESDVILLELEKAFKPLGTMLNSSYAFRIRNLERLLFHSWCAWLCNPGLSEQREKQAKKQFQEVAYQVEAEMSPGPWIDPATYIDGRIGPGSLDIIFIPYLERMNASLAYYKGYLLREEHLGIHRWFCSLERLKTYRGTQSDFHTHAHDLPPQMGGCWKSDSAGQREIAHQIDIGNGMGERESSWIDADLNDQAKIALGRVFKHRDSLLRVNPLGSSNFDQPLRCALTKLITGKLVQPTVGSAPGLRYLRDRISVPRDMPLLAARLLRQSLEATASLDGSGQGKPIPLRNRLDQDPMSFQGNPRFSKRERN
- a CDS encoding ribokinase, producing MNRLPSLNLAVVGHIEWMTFLQVDYLPAPGLVGHTLQSMEEPAGGGSVCAVQMANITGSRVQFFTSLGRDEAGQRSAERLQGLGLELHIAWRDGVTRRGISMVDGNGERAITVIGDRLQPEGNDSLPWEHLASCDGVFVTATDAAALHYCRKAKVLVATPRLHLARLREAGIKLDALIGSALDPGERLPNKLGFPTPKWQIATEGSAGGRYEPGGGHYKAALTPGPVVDSYGCGDSFAAAVTIGLAAEWTIEQALALGAEVGAQCTSWFGPYPPSLQAKLSQEPNTN